The proteins below come from a single Saccharopolyspora sp. SCSIO 74807 genomic window:
- a CDS encoding DMT family transporter produces the protein MTVHEGKTSAASPNRVPALWVALGAASLSVSAVLITLADVSAPTAAFYRCALALIPLAPFVLRDVLRHGLPELPVVGMALLGGSFLGIDYLMWNVSIADVGAGIATVLVNMQVVLFPLVMWAVAGVRPARRFVAAIPILLVGVALAGGVVGPGPAGGNAVRGTLLSLAAALAYSGYLYFGQRCGVRAPRHFATPVFLATAAAAVMSGVVGTATSGIAFDLGPESWLCLALVALFGQAIGWLLVGYGLPRLDPALSSTLLLLQPIGAALLGAVVLDEVPTATQLAGCAAVLVTVWVTALGGSRAAGRRRARKPEAAREDAVQESSCG, from the coding sequence GTGACTGTGCACGAGGGGAAGACGTCTGCCGCAAGCCCGAACCGCGTTCCCGCGTTGTGGGTCGCGCTCGGAGCCGCGTCGCTGTCGGTGTCGGCGGTGCTGATCACGCTCGCCGACGTCTCGGCGCCGACCGCCGCGTTCTACCGGTGCGCGCTCGCGCTGATCCCGCTCGCTCCGTTCGTGCTCCGCGATGTCCTGCGGCACGGGCTCCCGGAGCTGCCCGTCGTGGGCATGGCGCTGCTGGGCGGGTCTTTCCTCGGGATCGACTACCTGATGTGGAACGTGAGCATCGCCGATGTCGGCGCGGGAATCGCCACCGTGCTGGTCAACATGCAGGTGGTGCTGTTCCCCCTGGTCATGTGGGCGGTCGCCGGGGTGCGGCCGGCACGGCGGTTCGTCGCGGCGATCCCGATCCTGCTGGTGGGGGTGGCGCTGGCGGGCGGCGTCGTCGGGCCTGGGCCTGCGGGTGGCAACGCGGTGCGCGGCACGCTGCTGTCGCTGGCGGCCGCGCTCGCCTACTCCGGTTACCTCTACTTCGGCCAGCGCTGCGGGGTGCGGGCACCTCGGCACTTCGCGACTCCCGTCTTCCTGGCGACGGCAGCGGCGGCGGTGATGTCCGGTGTCGTCGGCACCGCCACCTCCGGGATCGCGTTCGACCTCGGCCCGGAGTCGTGGTTGTGCCTCGCGCTGGTCGCCCTGTTCGGCCAGGCGATCGGCTGGCTGCTCGTCGGCTACGGCCTGCCGCGGCTCGATCCGGCGCTGTCGTCGACCCTGCTGCTGTTGCAGCCGATCGGCGCGGCGCTGCTCGGAGCCGTCGTGCTGGACGAGGTTCCGACCGCGACGCAGCTCGCGGGATGCGCGGCGGTCCTGGTCACGGTGTGGGTCACCGCGCTCGGCGGATCGCGCGCCGCGGGCAGGCGGCGGGCGCGGAAACCGGAAGCCGCGCGCGAGGACGCGGTTCAGGAGTCCTCCTGCGGCTAG
- a CDS encoding class I SAM-dependent methyltransferase, with protein MRDFAESSRREQAAAFDTIGDAYDAAFGQREAQLAAGEWLAGALPQRARVLDLGCGTGLPTAAQLVDAGFDVTGVDISAEMLRLARGNVPEADLHRRDMLTLRPDGADGLGRFDAATAFFSLLMLSRAEIAEMLATLGRLLVPGGLLALSMVEMDQDYQQVSFLGSEIRVSGYPRQELSRMLEPAGLTILEDHVVAYQPTDTSTGAEPEMQHYLRCRRD; from the coding sequence GTGCGGGACTTCGCGGAGAGCAGCCGCCGCGAGCAAGCGGCGGCGTTCGACACCATCGGCGATGCCTACGACGCGGCCTTCGGGCAGCGGGAGGCGCAGCTGGCCGCAGGGGAGTGGCTGGCGGGCGCATTACCGCAGCGGGCGCGGGTGCTGGACCTCGGCTGCGGTACCGGGCTTCCCACGGCGGCTCAGCTCGTGGACGCCGGCTTCGACGTCACGGGAGTGGACATCTCCGCGGAGATGTTGCGGCTGGCCCGCGGCAACGTTCCCGAAGCCGACCTGCATCGGCGGGACATGCTGACGCTGCGACCGGACGGCGCGGACGGGCTGGGCCGGTTCGACGCGGCGACCGCCTTCTTCTCGCTGCTGATGCTCTCGCGCGCGGAGATCGCCGAAATGCTGGCCACCTTGGGCCGCCTGCTCGTCCCCGGCGGGCTGCTGGCGCTGTCCATGGTCGAGATGGATCAGGACTACCAGCAGGTTTCGTTCCTCGGCAGCGAAATCCGCGTCTCGGGCTACCCGCGGCAGGAGCTGAGCCGGATGCTCGAGCCAGCGGGGCTCACCATCCTCGAAGACCACGTGGTCGCCTACCAGCCCACCGACACGAGCACCGGGGCCGAGCCGGAGATGCAGCACTATCTGCGTTGCAGGCGCGACTAG
- a CDS encoding NUDIX domain-containing protein yields the protein MTVCARGLLVESGNCLLIENRNREFGTWYVLPGGKQRRGERLDEAARREFREETGLPIVVGPLWHVWEFLPERHPHLRNKRPDQQLHAIFLVARQDARAAAPAPERPDTDQRSLAWLPVADLDPDSLYPSGLADHLREHVPMRAADAVYLGDLH from the coding sequence ATGACTGTTTGCGCACGCGGTCTGCTGGTGGAATCCGGAAACTGCCTATTGATAGAGAACCGCAACCGCGAGTTCGGGACCTGGTACGTGCTCCCGGGCGGCAAGCAGCGGCGGGGCGAACGACTGGACGAGGCCGCACGGCGGGAGTTCCGCGAGGAGACCGGGCTGCCGATCGTCGTGGGTCCGTTGTGGCACGTTTGGGAGTTCCTGCCCGAGCGCCACCCCCACCTCCGCAACAAGCGCCCTGATCAGCAGCTGCACGCCATCTTCCTGGTCGCGCGGCAGGACGCCCGGGCCGCTGCTCCCGCGCCCGAACGACCGGACACCGACCAGCGATCCCTGGCGTGGCTCCCGGTGGCCGATCTCGACCCCGATTCGCTCTATCCCAGCGGTCTCGCCGACCACCTGCGCGAACACGTGCCGATGCGCGCCGCGGACGCCGTGTACCTGGGTGACCTCCACTGA
- a CDS encoding GNAT family N-acetyltransferase encodes MSIAEHRTGRGRRRNSPARTYTRLRTGEVFCTGNSFQRPDIAAKALLTAPGADHLHSRLDTNMLDGMSYSRDSLTVCKSAPHHLRGLVELRQDGAHRLQRRGFDDWPHWDVASATEADHEAGSLYVVVAGTEVAAGIRVSGEGHPDLWFDHERREKSVYADRFVVKRRYGATGLGRLLLDWMADRGAREGLAWIRGDTWGDHRALQRYYLSLGFQHVRTALLPGTGEVWLAQLPTGASQVQLHDAHSGPLLPAR; translated from the coding sequence GTGTCCATCGCTGAACATCGCACCGGGAGAGGTCGGCGGCGCAATTCACCCGCACGGACGTACACGCGCTTGCGGACCGGCGAAGTATTCTGCACCGGAAATTCATTCCAGCGGCCGGATATAGCGGCAAAAGCGCTGCTTACCGCGCCCGGCGCCGACCACCTGCACTCGCGGCTCGATACGAACATGTTGGATGGCATGTCATATTCTCGGGATTCACTGACCGTTTGCAAATCTGCGCCCCACCATCTGCGCGGCCTGGTCGAACTGCGTCAGGACGGCGCACACCGCCTGCAGCGGCGCGGATTCGACGACTGGCCCCACTGGGACGTCGCATCGGCGACCGAAGCCGACCACGAGGCCGGAAGTCTTTACGTGGTAGTCGCCGGAACGGAGGTGGCGGCCGGCATCCGCGTCAGCGGCGAGGGGCACCCGGATCTCTGGTTCGACCACGAGCGCCGCGAGAAGTCCGTCTACGCCGACCGGTTCGTCGTCAAACGCCGTTACGGCGCAACAGGTCTGGGCCGGTTGCTGCTGGATTGGATGGCGGACCGCGGCGCGCGCGAAGGGCTGGCGTGGATCCGCGGCGACACCTGGGGCGACCACCGGGCGCTCCAGCGGTACTACCTGAGCCTGGGATTCCAGCACGTCCGGACCGCGCTGCTGCCGGGCACCGGCGAGGTGTGGCTGGCTCAGCTGCCTACCGGTGCGAGCCAGGTCCAGCTGCACGATGCCCACAGCGGTCCGCTGCTGCCCGCCCGCTGA
- a CDS encoding STAS domain-containing protein, producing the protein MTAFAPGAPDAPQRGSTEPATSADTSAGNGLALRVGCPSSTSIAIGIAGELDTTTAPRLHEILAPRLSSGAETVVLDLSELRFLGVAGLELLAHACRVADGRSMTVCIVDGPVCVERALRAAGWHRVVPTFGSVQAAVAEMTGRESAQPLP; encoded by the coding sequence ATGACCGCTTTCGCTCCCGGTGCGCCGGATGCACCGCAGCGCGGGTCCACCGAACCGGCCACATCGGCCGACACGAGTGCAGGGAACGGCCTGGCGTTGCGGGTGGGGTGCCCGAGCAGCACCTCGATCGCGATCGGCATCGCCGGTGAGCTGGACACCACCACTGCCCCGCGCCTGCACGAAATTCTTGCGCCGCGGCTGTCCTCGGGGGCCGAGACCGTCGTCCTCGATCTTTCCGAATTGCGATTCCTGGGCGTGGCCGGGCTGGAGCTGCTGGCCCACGCGTGCCGGGTCGCCGACGGCCGCTCGATGACGGTATGCATCGTGGACGGTCCGGTGTGCGTGGAACGAGCTCTTCGGGCCGCCGGATGGCACCGGGTGGTGCCGACCTTCGGCAGCGTGCAAGCGGCCGTGGCCGAGATGACCGGCCGCGAAAGCGCGCAACCGCTGCCCTGA
- a CDS encoding beta-1,3-glucanase family protein, with product MVSRRRFLGYSAAALSSPFWAQAISAPFASAAPESLKFVLKNDSGGPATAYIAGFSEAENKAVFIKQDGTPLFPEAGGTEPEPVGPEAGIPVDGTVEVTVPRMYGARVYFALNDTLEFQVVKGADGATSVVHPNFVSNEDPNFGKDWTFAEFTLNGEQLYANISYVDFVAAPIGLHLKAPSGDQEVPGMPTGALDKVAQGLRDQGENWPKLVQEADGRVVRVLNPNHRAADFEGYLEPYVDEAYSKYAGESLFIDTQREDIGILEGKVEGEELVFGAERFAKPSSVDIWGCNSGPFANNPDSDSQERLAIVPRLAAAFNRTTLLINPNQPHEEDPATFYKNDITNHYARVVHENLPDGKGYAFAYDDVSSNAGEDHSGKVNAGDPEVFTLTLGAMR from the coding sequence ATGGTTTCTCGCCGGCGGTTTCTCGGCTACTCCGCTGCCGCCCTGAGCTCCCCGTTCTGGGCGCAGGCGATCAGCGCGCCGTTCGCTTCGGCGGCGCCGGAGAGCCTGAAGTTCGTGCTGAAGAACGACTCCGGCGGTCCGGCGACCGCGTACATCGCCGGTTTCTCCGAGGCCGAGAACAAGGCCGTGTTCATCAAGCAGGACGGCACCCCGTTGTTCCCGGAGGCCGGCGGCACCGAGCCAGAGCCGGTGGGCCCGGAAGCGGGCATCCCGGTGGACGGCACCGTCGAGGTCACCGTCCCGCGGATGTACGGTGCGCGGGTCTACTTCGCCCTCAACGACACGCTGGAATTCCAGGTCGTGAAGGGCGCCGACGGTGCGACCTCGGTGGTGCACCCGAACTTCGTCTCCAATGAAGACCCGAACTTCGGCAAGGACTGGACGTTCGCGGAGTTCACCCTCAACGGCGAGCAGCTCTACGCCAACATCAGCTACGTCGACTTCGTCGCCGCACCGATCGGGCTGCACCTCAAGGCGCCCAGCGGCGACCAGGAAGTTCCGGGCATGCCCACCGGGGCGCTGGACAAGGTCGCCCAGGGCCTGCGCGACCAGGGCGAGAACTGGCCGAAACTGGTGCAGGAGGCCGACGGCAGGGTCGTGCGGGTGCTCAACCCGAACCACCGCGCGGCCGACTTCGAGGGGTACCTGGAGCCCTACGTCGACGAGGCGTACTCCAAGTACGCGGGTGAGTCGCTGTTCATCGACACCCAGCGCGAGGACATCGGCATCCTGGAAGGCAAGGTCGAGGGCGAGGAGCTGGTGTTCGGCGCCGAGCGGTTCGCCAAGCCGTCCTCAGTGGACATCTGGGGCTGCAACAGCGGCCCGTTCGCGAACAACCCGGACAGCGACTCGCAGGAACGGCTGGCGATCGTGCCGCGGCTGGCGGCGGCGTTCAACCGCACCACGCTGCTGATCAACCCGAACCAGCCGCACGAGGAGGACCCGGCGACCTTCTACAAGAACGACATCACCAACCACTACGCGCGCGTGGTGCACGAGAACCTGCCCGACGGCAAGGGCTACGCGTTCGCCTACGACGACGTGAGCTCGAACGCCGGCGAGGACCACAGCGGCAAGGTCAACGCGGGTGATCCCGAGGTGTTCACGCTAACCCTCGGCGCCATGCGCTGA
- a CDS encoding DUF3159 domain-containing protein, which translates to MIDQQETRESHRTERAQASTPQTLLEQMGGPMGFVYSTLPVIVFVAANAFLPLPVTIGISIAAGVALTGFRLLRGERWSSAVGGLLGLAVAVGVVAATGSAKDFFVIGIWAALAGFLVTFGSVLARRPLTGVIWNAMHGGEHEWRSDKGVLRTHDIATAAAALVFGARFVVKEWLYLADSTTWLAVAKVVMGTPLTVLAALVVVWSFRRTTKRLVAQR; encoded by the coding sequence ATGATCGACCAGCAGGAAACCCGCGAATCGCACCGCACCGAGCGGGCGCAGGCCAGCACACCGCAGACGCTGCTCGAGCAGATGGGCGGCCCGATGGGATTCGTCTACTCGACGCTGCCGGTCATCGTGTTCGTGGCGGCCAACGCGTTCCTGCCGCTGCCGGTGACGATCGGGATCTCGATCGCGGCCGGCGTAGCGCTGACCGGATTCCGGCTGCTGCGCGGGGAACGCTGGTCGTCCGCGGTCGGCGGGTTGCTGGGCCTGGCGGTCGCCGTCGGAGTCGTCGCGGCGACCGGCTCGGCGAAGGACTTCTTCGTCATCGGGATCTGGGCGGCGCTGGCGGGTTTCCTCGTCACCTTCGGTTCGGTGCTGGCGCGCCGGCCGCTGACCGGCGTGATCTGGAACGCGATGCACGGCGGTGAGCACGAGTGGCGCAGCGACAAGGGCGTGCTGCGCACGCACGACATCGCCACCGCCGCCGCGGCGCTGGTGTTCGGCGCCCGGTTCGTCGTGAAGGAATGGCTGTACCTGGCCGATTCCACGACCTGGCTGGCCGTGGCGAAGGTCGTGATGGGCACGCCGCTGACGGTGCTGGCCGCACTGGTCGTCGTCTGGTCGTTCCGGCGCACCACCAAGCGCCTCGTCGCGCAGCGGTGA
- a CDS encoding SAM-dependent methyltransferase, with protein sequence MEADLREPHRLLAHPEVVRHIDFDRPCALLQSGTMHHLADDENPGEIMRAYRDALPSGSYVAMWHFWDTAEDRRRTALSPRRCSSG encoded by the coding sequence GTGGAAGCGGACCTGCGCGAGCCGCACCGGCTGCTCGCACACCCCGAGGTCGTCCGCCACATCGACTTCGACCGCCCCTGCGCATTGCTGCAGAGCGGCACGATGCACCACCTCGCCGACGACGAGAACCCCGGCGAGATCATGCGGGCCTATCGGGACGCGTTGCCATCCGGCTCCTACGTCGCCATGTGGCACTTCTGGGACACGGCGGAGGATCGCCGGAGGACAGCGCTTTCGCCAAGGAGATGCAGCAGCGGTTGA
- a CDS encoding SAM-dependent methyltransferase: MQQRLTGSTTGTGRFRNRAEIAAFLDGLELVDPGLVMLHEWWPEGPRTAPLTQMDKVFLSGVARKP, translated from the coding sequence ATGCAGCAGCGGTTGACCGGCAGCACCACGGGCACCGGCCGGTTCCGCAACCGCGCCGAGATCGCGGCCTTCCTGGACGGGCTCGAGCTGGTCGATCCCGGGCTGGTGATGCTGCACGAGTGGTGGCCGGAAGGCCCGCGGACCGCCCCGCTGACCCAGATGGACAAGGTGTTCCTCAGCGGCGTCGCCCGCAAGCCCTGA
- a CDS encoding amidase, whose product MSPVRERIDELLTRARQRDPRLRAYITLLDEQARQRAEELDATPAHARGPLHGTAVALKDNIDVAGVPSTAGSPHHGRTASCDATVVRLLREAGAVIVGKNNMTEFAMGVTGRNDAFGDCRNALDDRRISGGSSSGSSVAVAAGIADAALGTDTGGSGRVPAAVNEVVGLRPTLGRMSNRGVLPVSPSFDTVTPIAPDVRTAAAMLAALDHLDGDGTSVEGSRTPVETALDDGLADLRVGVATGFFADGLDSGVREVLAAAVASLREHGARVRSQEVPDAEHAQDRMLEILYPEAAALHRDRLRDAPGTIDPDVLRRLRLGAGISAGRSEKARRWRQRFRQRVDEVFASQDVILTPTLPTDVPARDSVDLAASTREIARYTYVWSMYGGPSITVPCGRHPESGMPVGLQLAAAPWREHVLLRAAAGLERITASTSA is encoded by the coding sequence ATGAGCCCGGTCCGCGAACGGATCGACGAGTTGCTGACGCGGGCCCGACAGCGCGATCCCCGGCTGCGCGCCTACATCACGCTGTTGGACGAGCAGGCCCGGCAGCGCGCGGAAGAACTGGACGCCACCCCGGCGCACGCGCGCGGACCGCTGCACGGCACGGCCGTGGCCTTGAAGGACAACATCGACGTCGCCGGAGTGCCGAGCACGGCGGGCTCACCGCACCACGGCCGGACCGCCTCCTGCGACGCCACGGTGGTCCGATTGCTGCGCGAAGCGGGCGCGGTGATCGTCGGCAAGAACAACATGACCGAGTTCGCCATGGGCGTCACCGGCCGCAACGACGCCTTCGGTGACTGCCGAAACGCGCTCGACGACCGCCGCATCTCGGGCGGCTCCAGCAGCGGATCGTCCGTCGCGGTCGCGGCGGGCATCGCGGACGCGGCGCTCGGGACCGACACCGGCGGTTCCGGCCGCGTGCCCGCCGCGGTGAACGAGGTGGTGGGTCTGCGGCCCACGCTGGGACGGATGTCGAATCGCGGCGTGCTGCCGGTGAGCCCGTCGTTCGACACGGTCACGCCGATCGCCCCGGACGTGCGCACCGCCGCGGCGATGCTCGCCGCGCTCGACCACCTGGACGGCGACGGCACTTCGGTCGAAGGCAGCCGCACCCCGGTCGAAACGGCGCTCGACGACGGCCTCGCCGATCTGCGGGTAGGTGTGGCGACGGGTTTCTTCGCTGACGGGCTGGATTCCGGAGTGCGGGAGGTGCTGGCCGCGGCGGTCGCCTCGTTGCGCGAGCACGGAGCGCGGGTGCGGTCGCAGGAAGTGCCGGACGCCGAGCACGCGCAGGACCGGATGCTGGAGATCCTGTATCCCGAGGCCGCCGCACTGCACCGCGACCGGCTGCGCGATGCGCCCGGGACGATCGATCCCGACGTGCTCCGGCGGTTGCGCCTCGGTGCGGGCATTTCCGCCGGGCGGTCCGAAAAGGCGCGGCGGTGGCGGCAGCGGTTCCGGCAGCGCGTGGACGAGGTGTTCGCTTCGCAGGACGTCATCTTGACGCCGACACTGCCGACCGATGTGCCCGCCCGGGATTCGGTGGATCTCGCGGCATCGACCCGCGAAATCGCGCGGTACACCTACGTCTGGTCGATGTACGGCGGTCCGTCGATCACGGTGCCCTGCGGCAGGCACCCGGAATCCGGGATGCCGGTGGGCTTGCAGCTGGCCGCCGCGCCTTGGCGGGAACACGTGCTGCTGCGCGCGGCGGCGGGGCTCGAGCGGATCACTGCATCGACGTCGGCATGA
- a CDS encoding SAM-dependent methyltransferase yields the protein MDSFDAYSGTSEPQPDVPNAARIYDYDLGGNHNFAVDRAEAERIHEVVGSGPYVARDNRGFLHRAVRFALERGIDQFLDLGSGIPTVGNVHEIAHRGNPAAQVVYVDNEPIAVAHTRQLLSAWGLQDRVALVDADVRDPDAILSAPAVQRLDFSRPVALLMVAVLHYVGHEHDLASLVGRYTRDLAPGSVVAVSHVTADGQEERAARITEMLARTTTPATFRGHDELAGLFSALDLDLVEPGIVWASQWRPDSPVEHPERSHCWTGVGAVR from the coding sequence GTGGATTCATTCGACGCATACAGCGGAACCAGCGAACCGCAGCCGGACGTGCCGAACGCGGCGCGGATCTACGACTACGACCTCGGCGGCAACCACAACTTCGCCGTCGACCGGGCCGAGGCCGAGCGGATCCACGAGGTCGTGGGTTCGGGCCCGTACGTGGCGCGGGACAACCGCGGGTTCCTGCACCGGGCCGTGCGGTTCGCGCTGGAACGCGGCATCGACCAGTTCCTCGACCTGGGCTCGGGGATTCCCACGGTCGGCAACGTGCACGAGATCGCGCACCGCGGGAACCCGGCCGCTCAGGTGGTGTACGTGGACAACGAGCCCATCGCGGTCGCCCACACCCGGCAACTGCTGTCCGCGTGGGGCCTGCAGGACCGCGTCGCCCTGGTCGACGCCGATGTCCGCGATCCCGACGCGATCCTGTCCGCACCGGCGGTGCAGCGGCTCGACTTCTCCCGGCCCGTGGCGTTGCTGATGGTGGCGGTGCTGCACTACGTCGGCCACGAGCACGACCTCGCGTCGCTGGTCGGGCGCTACACGCGCGACCTCGCTCCGGGCAGCGTCGTGGCCGTCAGCCACGTCACCGCCGACGGGCAGGAGGAGCGGGCGGCCCGGATCACCGAGATGCTGGCGCGCACCACCACGCCGGCGACTTTCCGCGGTCATGACGAACTAGCCGGCCTGTTCTCCGCGCTCGATCTCGATCTCGTCGAGCCGGGCATCGTGTGGGCTTCGCAGTGGCGTCCGGACAGCCCTGTCGAGCATCCCGAGCGGTCGCACTGCTGGACCGGTGTCGGTGCCGTGCGCTGA
- the fucP gene encoding L-fucose:H+ symporter permease, translated as MLIKSSARELDGSLDDGYLDRTPYFQFILLSLLFPMWGAAAGLNDVLIAQFKSVFTLSDAAAAFVQSAFYGGYFLIAIPASRFIKHTSYKAAVMAGLALYIVGCWLFFPASQMATYSMFLVAIFAIAVGLSFLETSANTYSSMLGPRRTSTLRLNISQTFTPLGNLAGIILGKYLVFDDTASLEQQIRSVQGAERQELVDRLLGQTLLPYKYILAVLVVLLVLFAITQYPRCRPSAEAASKKAQASIGETLKYLSTNAMFLKGIAAQFLYVGLQTAVWSFTIRLALETMPGLNEHGATDYMIFGFIAFFIGKFPANFLMSRFSASHVLIAYGAIGAVVLTAVSFGPVGWAVWGVVLTNLLMGPCWPTIFGRTLDTIEDKRYQETGGAVLVMAIVGGAIIPAVQGAVSDVSGSLQFSFLVGAVCFAAIMLFFIDQARHRSPAVEPG; from the coding sequence ATGCTGATCAAAAGCAGTGCACGCGAGCTCGACGGCTCGCTCGACGACGGCTATCTGGACCGCACCCCGTACTTCCAGTTCATCCTGCTGTCGTTGCTGTTCCCGATGTGGGGCGCGGCCGCCGGGCTCAACGACGTCCTCATCGCGCAGTTCAAGTCGGTGTTCACGCTCAGCGACGCCGCGGCGGCGTTCGTGCAGAGCGCGTTCTACGGCGGGTACTTCCTGATCGCGATCCCCGCATCGCGGTTCATCAAGCACACCTCGTACAAAGCCGCGGTGATGGCCGGGCTGGCGCTCTACATCGTGGGCTGCTGGCTGTTCTTCCCCGCCTCGCAGATGGCCACCTACAGCATGTTCCTGGTGGCCATCTTCGCCATCGCGGTGGGACTGAGCTTCCTGGAGACCTCGGCCAACACCTACAGCTCGATGCTCGGTCCGCGCCGGACCTCGACGCTGCGGCTCAACATCAGCCAGACCTTCACGCCGCTGGGCAACCTGGCGGGCATCATCCTGGGCAAGTACCTCGTCTTCGACGACACCGCCTCGCTCGAGCAGCAGATCCGGTCCGTGCAGGGCGCCGAACGCCAAGAGCTCGTAGACCGGCTCCTGGGCCAGACCCTGTTGCCGTACAAGTACATCCTCGCCGTGCTCGTGGTGCTGCTCGTGCTGTTCGCGATCACCCAGTACCCGCGGTGCCGCCCCAGCGCGGAGGCCGCGTCGAAGAAGGCGCAAGCCTCGATCGGCGAGACGCTGAAGTACCTCTCGACCAATGCGATGTTCCTGAAGGGCATCGCCGCGCAGTTCTTGTACGTCGGCCTGCAGACCGCGGTGTGGTCGTTCACGATCCGGCTGGCGCTGGAGACGATGCCGGGGCTCAACGAGCACGGCGCCACCGACTACATGATCTTCGGCTTCATCGCGTTCTTCATCGGCAAGTTCCCGGCGAACTTCCTCATGAGCCGGTTTTCCGCCTCGCACGTGCTGATCGCGTACGGAGCGATCGGCGCCGTCGTGCTGACCGCCGTCTCGTTCGGCCCGGTGGGTTGGGCGGTTTGGGGCGTGGTGCTCACGAACCTGCTCATGGGCCCCTGCTGGCCCACGATCTTCGGACGCACCCTGGACACCATCGAGGACAAGCGCTACCAGGAGACCGGCGGGGCCGTCCTCGTCATGGCCATCGTCGGCGGCGCGATCATTCCGGCCGTGCAAGGCGCGGTCTCGGACGTGAGCGGGTCGCTGCAGTTCTCGTTCCTGGTAGGCGCGGTGTGCTTCGCGGCCATCATGCTGTTCTTCATCGACCAGGCCAGGCACCGGAGCCCAGCCGTCGAACCCGGTTGA
- a CDS encoding MerR family transcriptional regulator, whose amino-acid sequence MAWSTRELAELAGTSLRAVRHYHEVGLLAEPERRANGYKQYGVAHLVRLLRIKRLVDLGFSLSQIAAMGDTDEHPEDALRTLDAELAATIERLQRARVELGVILRRSAPADLPPEFAPATGLSDADRGFVTVMTRVLGPGYLQTYADMLQDLPDDPTDAEFNELPADADEPTRIALAERLVPYFRELLAKHPGLAESHSDAPHGPQFVEETMVKAVDDLYNPAQADVLRRALIGLGSKRQADSG is encoded by the coding sequence GTGGCCTGGAGCACCCGTGAACTCGCCGAGCTCGCCGGTACGAGCTTGCGGGCGGTGCGGCACTACCACGAGGTCGGCCTGCTGGCCGAGCCGGAGCGGCGCGCCAACGGCTACAAGCAGTACGGCGTCGCCCACCTGGTCCGGCTGTTGCGGATCAAGCGCTTGGTCGATCTAGGGTTCTCGCTGTCGCAGATCGCAGCCATGGGAGACACCGACGAGCACCCCGAGGACGCGCTGCGCACGCTCGACGCCGAACTCGCCGCGACCATCGAGCGGCTGCAACGGGCGCGGGTCGAACTCGGCGTCATCCTGCGCCGCTCGGCGCCAGCCGACCTGCCGCCCGAGTTCGCCCCGGCCACCGGGCTCTCCGATGCCGACCGCGGCTTCGTCACCGTCATGACCCGGGTGCTCGGACCCGGATACCTGCAGACCTACGCGGACATGCTGCAGGACCTGCCCGACGACCCCACGGACGCCGAGTTCAACGAGCTGCCCGCCGACGCCGACGAACCGACCCGCATCGCCTTGGCCGAGCGCTTGGTCCCGTACTTCCGCGAGCTACTGGCGAAGCACCCCGGCTTGGCCGAATCGCATTCCGACGCCCCGCACGGCCCGCAGTTCGTCGAGGAAACGATGGTCAAGGCCGTCGACGACCTCTACAATCCCGCCCAGGCCGACGTTTTGCGGCGCGCCCTGATCGGGCTCGGCAGCAAGCGGCAAGCCGACTCCGGCTGA
- a CDS encoding MarR family winged helix-turn-helix transcriptional regulator, with the protein MTTSQEPRPAEPENPEGLQLDNQLCFALYAASRAVTELYRPLLNELGVTYPQYLVLLVLWERDTRPVKDLTETLQLDYGTVSPLLKRLEAHGLVERRRASDNESRVLVSLTDAGYELRSRLTGVPHALQCALDRFDAEANRELLGTLRELTATAQAASPLTTATVAGHEAGESDE; encoded by the coding sequence ATGACGACCTCGCAGGAACCGCGGCCCGCCGAGCCGGAGAACCCGGAGGGCCTGCAGCTGGACAACCAGCTGTGCTTCGCGCTCTACGCCGCCTCGCGGGCCGTCACCGAGCTGTACCGGCCGCTGCTCAACGAGCTCGGGGTGACGTATCCGCAGTACCTCGTGCTGCTGGTGCTGTGGGAACGCGACACCCGCCCGGTCAAGGATCTGACCGAGACGCTGCAGCTGGACTACGGAACCGTGTCACCGCTGCTGAAGCGGCTCGAAGCGCACGGGCTGGTCGAGCGGCGCCGCGCCAGCGACAACGAATCGCGGGTGCTGGTGAGCCTGACCGACGCCGGGTACGAACTGCGCTCGCGGCTCACCGGTGTCCCGCACGCCCTGCAGTGCGCCCTCGACCGCTTCGACGCGGAGGCGAACCGCGAACTGCTCGGCACCCTGCGCGAACTCACCGCCACCGCCCAGGCGGCGAGCCCGCTGACGACCGCGACGGTCGCGGGGCACGAGGCCGGCGAGTCCGACGAGTAG